The proteins below come from a single Chryseobacterium capnotolerans genomic window:
- a CDS encoding TerD family protein, with protein MAINLQKGQTIDLRKNDRGESVYDLSKVTIGLGWDVRKQGGFFGKLFNKEAEYDLDAVAFLLDGSGKVANLGRTVQTNDGRQVGLYQGDVVFFNSMQHPSGNVWLTGDNRTGAGDGDDEQIIVKLDQLDQSYQKIVFLVTIYQGRTNNQHFGMIENAFIRAVDATGKEITKYSLSGDSSMNGMCAMVFAEAYRHNGDWKFRAVGEPHNTDNFIDILRQQYSYSN; from the coding sequence ATGGCAATTAATTTACAGAAAGGTCAAACGATTGATTTAAGAAAAAATGACCGTGGAGAAAGTGTTTATGATCTTTCAAAAGTAACAATCGGTTTAGGATGGGATGTAAGAAAACAAGGTGGTTTCTTCGGGAAACTTTTTAATAAAGAAGCTGAATATGATCTTGATGCAGTAGCGTTTCTTTTGGATGGCAGCGGAAAGGTGGCTAATCTTGGAAGAACGGTTCAGACCAATGACGGAAGACAGGTGGGGCTGTATCAGGGAGATGTGGTTTTCTTTAATTCTATGCAGCATCCAAGCGGAAATGTATGGTTAACGGGAGATAACAGAACGGGAGCCGGAGATGGTGATGATGAGCAGATCATTGTAAAATTGGATCAGCTGGATCAAAGCTACCAGAAAATTGTTTTTTTGGTTACCATCTATCAGGGGAGAACCAATAATCAGCATTTTGGAATGATTGAAAATGCGTTTATCCGTGCAGTAGATGCTACAGGTAAAGAAATTACAAAATACAGTCTTTCCGGAGATTCTAGCATGAACGGAATGTGTGCAATGGTTTTTGCAGAGGCTTACCGTCATAATGGTGACTGGAAGTTTCGTGCAGTAGGAGAGCCTCATAATACGGATAACTTTATTGATATTCTGAGACAGCAGTATTCATATTCAAACTAG